The genomic stretch ATTGATAAGAGAAAGTTCTACCTTGTACTGAACTGACATCAAACTGGTGACGGGTATCAGGATTAAGTTGAAATACCTTAAGCATGATCGCTTGCCACTCTTTACCATGCGGGCGCACTCGACCAAATTGATGGTAAGTCAGTAAATGGGCGATTTCATGCGGGATCACTTGGTGTAAAAAAGCGCTTTGGTTTTCTAATAATAAAGTCGGGTTCAGCCTTATTTCCCAGCTCTGCAAATATGCTTTTCCTGCCACTTTGCCGCGAACATTATAGTGAACACTTGGGGGATCAAACTTCTCGTCCAATACTTGCTCGGCTTTATGCATGCAGTGTTGCACGGTTTGGTTTATCTGTTGCAGTAACGCTGCGGGAATATCACGACCTGCCATCATTGACCTTAAGTTTAGAATGATACCCAATAAAAAATCCCTACTTTAATGATCAAAGTAGGGAGGGGAAGAATATCGAAGATATAAGCGTTGCGCTATACCTGATATATAAAAATCAGTGTTTACGTTGAATGGTGGCTCGATAACC from Vibrio algicola encodes the following:
- a CDS encoding SprT family zinc-dependent metalloprotease, translated to MAGRDIPAALLQQINQTVQHCMHKAEQVLDEKFDPPSVHYNVRGKVAGKAYLQSWEIRLNPTLLLENQSAFLHQVIPHEIAHLLTYHQFGRVRPHGKEWQAIMLKVFQLNPDTRHQFDVSSVQGRTFSYQCQCRQYDLSIRRHNKVMRNQAQYHCLECKQQLQLKSECN